From one Streptomyces spiramyceticus genomic stretch:
- a CDS encoding DNA/RNA non-specific endonuclease, protein MSRASLANRQGYDERFLGPAVPLPVPTDPAVETTVLPYTHFSVVFRPDRRLAASTAVMIDGRKLVDADRDDDWRFDPRLPDSKQTGHPVYKNNPLDKGHLVRRLDPVWGTRNEAEAANSDTFHYTNAAPQMDIFNQGKELWQGLENFLLDHAEAFDRKLSVFTGPVLEDSDPPYRGIKVPLRFWKVAAFMQNGELASTAYVLDQSPDLTRDAAARALAEAARAGDPPPLGAFRTFQVPVANIAEITGLGLGPLPAADRLPSRVRAEKRWTQLERFEDIIV, encoded by the coding sequence ATGAGCCGCGCGTCCCTGGCGAACCGCCAGGGCTATGACGAGCGATTTCTTGGCCCCGCCGTGCCGTTGCCCGTGCCTACTGATCCGGCCGTCGAAACCACGGTACTGCCGTACACCCACTTCAGCGTGGTGTTTCGCCCTGATCGGCGGCTGGCTGCGTCAACGGCAGTCATGATCGACGGCCGAAAGCTGGTCGACGCAGACCGTGACGACGACTGGCGGTTCGACCCGCGGCTTCCCGACAGTAAGCAGACAGGCCATCCGGTCTACAAGAACAACCCGCTGGACAAGGGGCACCTCGTGCGCAGGCTCGATCCGGTCTGGGGCACGAGAAACGAAGCAGAAGCGGCCAACAGCGACACGTTCCACTACACGAACGCCGCGCCGCAGATGGACATCTTCAACCAGGGCAAGGAGCTGTGGCAGGGATTGGAAAACTTCCTGCTCGACCATGCCGAGGCGTTCGACCGCAAGTTGTCGGTGTTCACCGGACCGGTGCTTGAGGACTCCGACCCACCGTACCGGGGCATCAAGGTACCGCTGCGCTTCTGGAAAGTCGCTGCGTTCATGCAGAACGGGGAGCTGGCGTCCACCGCATACGTCCTTGACCAAAGCCCTGACCTGACCCGCGACGCGGCCGCGCGAGCTCTGGCCGAAGCGGCGAGAGCTGGAGACCCTCCGCCGCTTGGCGCCTTCCGTACCTTCCAGGTGCCGGTGGCCAACATCGCGGAAATCACCGGCTTGGGCCTGGGCCCGCTGCCGGCCGCTGACCGGCTGCCTTCACGAGTGCGCGCCGAGAAGCGGTGGACGCAATTGGAAAGGTTCGAGGACATCATCGTGTAG
- a CDS encoding aldo/keto reductase — MTASLGLGTYRCRDVARAAAMAAAAGADWIDTAPNYAQGQAERALAPVLARHPELKVSTKVGFLAPGSRGLALRAGVVAAGTAEAGHCLAPRYIGWQVECNRRTLGRTPDLVFVHNPEHGCSREAITDRLYLAFLTLEKACQAGLIRGYGVATWSGFSSGLFDVPLLLELASKAGGPQHHLRAIQLPLSLVNLAPIAQALDGVGVLADAVAAELEVFASAPLHGGAVPGLVTPELAELIRSGSTPAGAGLAVVASAPGVRRLLVSTDQPQHWSEATTVIGQPPVPLDTLRKVTDVLGT, encoded by the coding sequence ATGACCGCCAGCTTGGGTCTGGGTACCTACCGCTGCCGCGACGTTGCCCGAGCCGCCGCCATGGCTGCCGCCGCTGGCGCTGACTGGATCGACACCGCGCCGAACTACGCCCAGGGCCAAGCCGAACGGGCGCTAGCTCCGGTCCTGGCCCGACACCCTGAGCTGAAGGTGTCGACCAAGGTTGGGTTCCTGGCTCCGGGCAGTCGGGGGTTGGCTTTGCGGGCGGGCGTCGTGGCGGCGGGTACGGCCGAGGCGGGCCACTGCCTCGCGCCCCGGTACATCGGCTGGCAGGTGGAATGCAACCGCCGGACGCTCGGACGGACGCCTGACCTGGTGTTCGTCCATAACCCGGAGCACGGCTGTAGTCGGGAGGCCATCACCGACCGGCTGTACCTGGCCTTCCTCACGCTGGAGAAAGCCTGCCAGGCCGGGCTGATCCGCGGCTACGGCGTCGCCACCTGGAGCGGCTTCAGTAGCGGTCTGTTCGATGTCCCACTGCTATTGGAGCTGGCCTCCAAGGCTGGCGGCCCCCAGCACCACCTGCGAGCCATCCAACTGCCGTTGTCACTCGTCAACTTGGCGCCCATCGCCCAGGCGCTCGACGGTGTGGGCGTGCTGGCCGATGCCGTCGCGGCCGAGTTGGAGGTGTTCGCCTCCGCTCCCCTGCATGGCGGGGCGGTGCCGGGCCTGGTCACGCCAGAGCTGGCCGAGTTGATTCGGTCTGGCAGCACTCCCGCTGGGGCCGGACTAGCGGTAGTTGCGTCCGCGCCGGGCGTCCGGCGGCTGCTGGTGTCGACCGACCAGCCGCAACACTGGTCGGAGGCCACCACGGTCATCGGTCAACCGCCCGTCCCCTTGGACACACTGCGAAAGGTCACGGATGTACTCGGTACCTGA
- a CDS encoding S8 family peptidase: MSRQYYQRGNLVEAQELDDVVAVKVETDGVRAAADAEAELGTSARGAMRDAGIDDETAAAFARAHWMFVRPNRQTRAAVDVGEEISGAEAAGKVIRRPNGRIGIATDALNVQLQPSLSEEEAEREIEAAGLAVVNKLGFATNLYEVRARAAEDALAASVELHDNDRFIFAEPSFIEHVPTRLQPSDPEYPKQWQWNNTGTNGGKPRADVHIEKAWDHTLGDGIRVAVIDNGFDVQHQDLASGLDPSSGFYSSGVVGVTFTQNTAGMPDEDHGTFCAGMVGARHNGSGGVGAAPECELMLVACLGDQVGTQTTLARAVAYAADPSTEPGIGAQQGADILVCSLGPNGAEWDLTDTLKLALEFAAADGRQGKGLPIFWAASNGRNVDIMLDEVVSHPDVIAVVRSNNKDREDNAARGPEVELIAPGVDVFSATSGGGFGPSTGTSFAAPCAAGCAALALAANPDLTRDQLREIMHQSADKIGGPGVVYDGNGHNDDYGFGRVNAAQAIALAQLVAGRTAPAARAGQPTR; this comes from the coding sequence ATGTCGCGTCAGTACTACCAACGTGGCAACCTCGTCGAGGCGCAGGAACTCGACGATGTTGTCGCGGTGAAGGTGGAGACGGACGGTGTCAGGGCAGCCGCCGACGCGGAGGCAGAGCTGGGCACGAGCGCACGGGGAGCGATGCGCGACGCGGGAATCGACGACGAGACCGCCGCCGCCTTCGCCCGCGCGCACTGGATGTTCGTCAGGCCGAACCGGCAGACCCGAGCGGCGGTCGACGTAGGCGAGGAAATCTCCGGGGCGGAGGCAGCGGGCAAGGTCATCCGGCGGCCCAACGGCAGGATCGGTATCGCGACCGACGCGCTGAACGTCCAGCTGCAGCCGTCGCTCTCGGAGGAGGAGGCAGAGCGCGAGATCGAGGCGGCCGGCCTAGCTGTCGTCAACAAACTCGGCTTCGCAACGAACCTGTACGAGGTGCGGGCCAGGGCCGCCGAGGACGCCCTCGCGGCCTCCGTGGAGCTGCACGACAACGACCGTTTCATCTTCGCCGAACCGTCGTTCATCGAGCACGTCCCGACCCGGCTCCAACCCTCCGACCCCGAGTACCCCAAGCAGTGGCAGTGGAACAACACCGGCACCAATGGCGGCAAGCCGCGCGCCGACGTCCACATCGAGAAGGCGTGGGACCACACTCTCGGGGACGGCATCCGCGTCGCCGTCATCGACAACGGCTTCGACGTACAGCACCAGGATCTCGCCAGTGGGCTGGACCCGAGCTCGGGCTTCTACAGCAGCGGCGTGGTAGGCGTGACCTTCACCCAGAACACCGCGGGCATGCCCGACGAGGACCACGGCACCTTCTGCGCCGGGATGGTCGGCGCCCGGCACAACGGCAGCGGCGGGGTCGGTGCGGCCCCCGAGTGCGAGCTCATGCTGGTGGCGTGCCTGGGGGACCAGGTTGGCACGCAGACGACCCTGGCCCGTGCCGTGGCGTACGCCGCCGACCCCTCGACCGAGCCCGGAATCGGCGCACAGCAAGGCGCGGACATCCTGGTCTGCAGCCTGGGCCCGAACGGTGCGGAGTGGGACCTGACCGACACGCTGAAGCTGGCCCTCGAATTCGCCGCCGCCGACGGACGCCAGGGCAAGGGGCTGCCGATCTTCTGGGCGGCCAGCAACGGCAGGAACGTCGACATCATGCTGGACGAGGTGGTCTCCCATCCGGATGTCATCGCGGTGGTCCGGTCGAACAACAAGGACCGGGAGGACAACGCGGCCCGCGGCCCCGAGGTCGAACTGATCGCCCCCGGAGTCGATGTCTTCAGCGCGACGTCCGGAGGCGGCTTCGGCCCGAGCACCGGCACCAGCTTCGCCGCCCCCTGCGCGGCCGGCTGCGCGGCACTGGCGCTGGCGGCCAACCCCGACCTGACCCGCGACCAGCTGCGCGAGATCATGCACCAGTCGGCCGACAAGATCGGCGGCCCCGGTGTCGTTTACGACGGCAACGGCCACAACGACGACTACGGCTTCGGCCGGGTGAACGCCGCCCAGGCCATCGCGCTCGCCCAACTGGTCGCGGGGCGTACGGCACCAGCGGCACGAGCGGGACAGCCGACGCGATGA
- a CDS encoding M14 family metallopeptidase produces MYLNVAEIESAISNLHAGYPGATEVLTPPHPTHEGRTARLQRIGARPADDVDGILILGGVHAREWVPPDALVSLAADLLEAHSLGTGLGYGSTSYTAAQVTHVIDGLNLFLYPCVNPDGRAYSQTANAMWRKNRRPAPAGHGHGHGGPSCAGVDLNRNFDFLWDHTAKFAPDADVHTSDNPCDPQMYRGPSAASEPETRNIVWALDTHPRIRWLVDVHSAVPVILHNWGSDRNQSTSPTDNFRNPALDAVRGRKDDDIGEFIPHQDLKTAVELAGRMNDAVHGVRGVDYGVEAAYGLYPTSGTSDDYAYSRHFTTPTATKTLGYTIECGTSFQPPYPEAEHIIREVSAALLALALNVR; encoded by the coding sequence GTGTACCTCAACGTGGCCGAGATCGAATCGGCGATCAGCAACCTGCACGCCGGCTACCCGGGGGCGACGGAGGTCCTCACCCCGCCCCACCCCACCCACGAGGGCCGCACGGCACGCCTGCAGCGGATCGGGGCCCGGCCGGCCGACGACGTCGACGGCATTCTGATCCTGGGCGGGGTCCACGCCCGCGAATGGGTGCCGCCCGATGCGCTCGTCTCACTCGCCGCGGACCTCCTGGAGGCGCACAGCCTGGGCACCGGCCTCGGCTACGGCTCGACGTCCTACACGGCCGCCCAGGTCACGCACGTCATCGACGGCCTCAACCTGTTCCTCTACCCGTGCGTGAACCCCGACGGCCGCGCCTACAGCCAGACGGCCAACGCGATGTGGCGCAAGAACCGCCGCCCGGCACCGGCCGGACACGGACACGGACACGGTGGCCCGTCCTGCGCGGGCGTGGACCTGAACCGCAACTTCGACTTCCTCTGGGACCACACCGCCAAGTTCGCCCCCGATGCGGACGTCCACACCTCCGACAACCCCTGCGACCCGCAGATGTACCGGGGCCCGTCCGCCGCCTCGGAGCCCGAGACCCGCAACATCGTCTGGGCGCTCGACACCCACCCGCGCATCCGCTGGCTCGTCGACGTCCACAGCGCCGTACCCGTGATCCTGCACAACTGGGGCTCGGACCGGAACCAGTCCACCAGCCCGACCGACAACTTCCGCAACCCCGCCCTCGACGCCGTACGCGGCCGCAAGGACGACGACATCGGCGAGTTCATCCCCCACCAGGACCTGAAGACCGCCGTCGAACTGGCCGGGCGTATGAACGACGCGGTACACGGAGTGCGCGGCGTCGACTACGGGGTCGAGGCGGCGTACGGCCTCTACCCCACCTCCGGCACCAGCGACGACTACGCCTACAGCCGCCACTTCACCACCCCGACCGCCACCAAGACCCTCGGCTACACGATCGAATGCGGCACCTCGTTCCAGCCCCCATACCCGGAGGCGGAACACATCATCCGCGAGGTCTCGGCGGCACTCCTGGCCCTCGCCCTCAACGTCCGCTAG
- a CDS encoding pentapeptide repeat-containing protein, whose product MDNQLPWLTSRASDVQTALQVLGRRLESSDEQALYLSRVDLRRAHLPIARLADANLRYTNFSRAWMVNVNLERSQLVDADLREARLERARMADADLRGAHLQGADLRQAVLRGADLRGANLSDARLDEADLEGVRTDGSTVWPDGHRPA is encoded by the coding sequence TTGGACAATCAGCTGCCTTGGTTGACCAGTCGCGCTTCCGACGTACAGACCGCTCTACAGGTGCTGGGACGACGGCTGGAGAGCTCTGACGAGCAGGCGCTGTACCTGTCACGAGTGGATCTCCGCCGGGCGCATCTGCCCATAGCGCGGCTGGCAGATGCCAATCTGCGGTACACCAATTTCTCTCGGGCTTGGATGGTGAACGTCAATCTGGAACGTAGCCAGCTCGTGGATGCCGATTTGCGGGAGGCCCGTCTTGAGCGGGCCAGGATGGCGGATGCCGACCTGCGCGGAGCCCACCTGCAAGGCGCTGACTTGCGCCAGGCGGTACTGCGAGGGGCTGACTTACGGGGAGCCAATCTGTCAGACGCTCGCCTGGACGAAGCTGACCTGGAGGGTGTCCGCACCGACGGCTCGACGGTCTGGCCCGATGGTCACCGCCCTGCGTAA
- a CDS encoding ATP-binding protein produces the protein MSELTTNAIQHPQPSAARSPEPRTLTVTLRLLGPRLVISVSDHDRRPPVLRVAGAGATSGRGLLLVETMSHRWGYYHPTPVSGKVVWAELALDVASRVVPIADDSAAQSGPVPGDPLLMGQLLVGLREL, from the coding sequence GTGTCGGAGCTGACGACCAACGCCATCCAGCATCCCCAGCCGTCAGCGGCCCGCTCACCGGAGCCGCGGACCCTGACCGTGACGCTGCGGCTGCTGGGGCCGCGGCTGGTGATCTCTGTCAGTGACCACGACCGCCGGCCACCAGTCCTCCGGGTGGCCGGGGCCGGGGCCACCAGCGGACGCGGGCTGCTGCTGGTCGAGACAATGAGTCACCGCTGGGGTTATTACCACCCCACACCAGTCTCGGGAAAGGTCGTCTGGGCGGAGTTGGCGCTGGATGTGGCATCACGCGTTGTCCCCATCGCCGATGACTCCGCGGCCCAGTCCGGCCCGGTACCGGGCGACCCGCTCTTGATGGGCCAGCTGCTGGTTGGCCTGCGGGAGTTGTAA